The Chloroflexota bacterium genome contains a region encoding:
- a CDS encoding (4Fe-4S)-binding protein has product MKQLVILSGKGGTGKTSIAAALAHLASSEMRLVLADADVDAANLELVLAPTRVEEHPFEGGSIAEISPDKCVACGVCEEVCRFDAIIPGDRFYQVDRLACEGCAACFYQCPEQAIQMIPQQAGEWYRSDTRFGPLFHAHLFAGQENSGKLVTMVKQQARLLALDTGADLLLVDGPPGIGCPVISASAGADMALLVAEPTISGVHDLDRVLATTDHFGVPARVLINKADINPARAEEIEAFCREREIPIAGRVPYDTTVTKAMVNGQPITAYADGPAAEALRRAWAHLREALRS; this is encoded by the coding sequence GTGAAACAACTCGTCATCCTCAGCGGCAAGGGCGGGACGGGCAAAACCTCCATCGCCGCTGCGCTGGCCCACCTCGCCTCCTCGGAGATGCGCCTGGTTTTGGCCGACGCCGACGTGGACGCGGCGAACCTCGAGCTCGTGTTGGCCCCCACCCGGGTGGAGGAGCATCCCTTCGAGGGCGGATCCATCGCCGAGATCTCACCCGACAAGTGTGTGGCCTGCGGCGTGTGTGAGGAGGTCTGCCGATTCGACGCCATCATCCCGGGCGACCGGTTCTACCAGGTGGATCGCCTGGCATGCGAGGGATGCGCGGCCTGCTTCTACCAATGCCCGGAGCAGGCCATCCAGATGATCCCCCAACAGGCGGGCGAATGGTACCGATCGGACACCCGCTTCGGCCCGTTATTCCACGCCCACCTGTTCGCCGGGCAGGAGAACTCGGGCAAGCTGGTGACGATGGTCAAGCAGCAGGCCCGCCTGCTGGCACTGGATACGGGCGCCGACCTCCTGTTGGTGGATGGGCCGCCCGGCATCGGCTGCCCGGTGATCTCCGCCAGCGCCGGGGCCGATATGGCCCTGCTGGTGGCCGAGCCCACCATATCGGGCGTACATGATCTGGACCGCGTGCTGGCTACCACGGACCACTTCGGCGTCCCCGCCCGGGTGTTGATCAACAAAGCGGATATCAACCCGGCGCGTGCCGAGGAGATCGAGGCGTTCTGCCGGGAACGGGAGATCCCCATCGCCGGCCGCGTCCCATACGACACCACGGTGACGAAGGCCATGGTGAACGGTCAGCCGATCACCGCGTACGCCGACGGGCCCGCGGCGGAGGCGCTTCGCCGGGCCTGGGCACATCTTCGAGAGGCGTTGCGATCATGA
- a CDS encoding DUF59 domain-containing protein has product MNETLRDAVLERLSRVIDPETGADVVRMHLIEDLTVDEAGVAHYRFRPSSPLCPIAIPLAFAIYKAVAEIEGITGQEVEVVDYIGAEGLNELLREAEHARREKEAGVEDS; this is encoded by the coding sequence ATGAACGAGACGCTGCGAGACGCCGTGCTGGAGCGGCTGAGCCGCGTGATCGATCCGGAGACGGGAGCGGACGTGGTCCGCATGCACCTGATCGAGGATCTGACCGTGGACGAGGCCGGGGTGGCTCACTATCGGTTTCGCCCCTCATCGCCGTTATGCCCCATCGCCATCCCCCTGGCCTTCGCGATCTACAAGGCCGTCGCCGAGATAGAAGGGATCACGGGCCAGGAGGTAGAGGTCGTGGACTACATCGGGGCAGAGGGGCTGAACGAGCTACTTCGTGAGGCGGAGCACGCCAGGCGGGAGAAGGAAGCCGGGGTAGAGGACAGCTGA
- a CDS encoding cation diffusion facilitator family transporter produces MEDKGGTNAELERWGWSSIAVNVTLTGINLAVAMASGSLAVAAEMVHNLVDLLASVAVLVGLKLSTRKSRDFPYGLYKVENLVAAGLAFMIFLTAYEIGKKALLAPSTTPTVSAWVLAGVILSVLIPSIFSLFELRAGEKANSPSLIADAKEYRVHVLTSGVVLVALIFHRAPIPIDRIAALAIVVVVARTGWELLSDSMRVLLDASLDPETLMRIREIIQAEPAVARVKWVTGRNAGRFRFVEATIELRVRDLERAEIISRNIERRIREEVPFVERVLIHAEPQDRTHLLYAVPLADPHGTISHHFGDAPYFALVTVRLSDRQITEQRMVPNPHTKVAKAKGIRVAEWLIAEKVDVVLVREDLQGKGPAYALGNAGVEIYRTEADTLAEALPSRWLDGAGPFE; encoded by the coding sequence ATGGAGGATAAAGGGGGCACCAATGCGGAGCTGGAGCGATGGGGATGGTCTTCCATCGCCGTCAATGTGACTCTGACCGGCATCAATCTGGCCGTGGCGATGGCCTCAGGAAGCCTGGCGGTGGCCGCGGAGATGGTCCACAATCTGGTGGATCTGCTCGCCTCCGTAGCGGTCCTGGTTGGGCTGAAGCTCTCCACGCGCAAAAGCCGGGATTTCCCCTACGGCCTGTACAAGGTGGAGAACCTGGTTGCGGCCGGGCTGGCGTTCATGATCTTCCTCACCGCCTATGAGATCGGCAAGAAGGCCCTGCTGGCACCCTCCACCACCCCGACCGTATCCGCCTGGGTGCTGGCGGGAGTCATCCTCTCCGTGCTCATCCCGTCCATCTTCAGCCTCTTCGAGCTGCGCGCGGGTGAGAAGGCCAACTCGCCATCCCTCATCGCCGATGCGAAAGAGTATCGGGTCCATGTGCTGACATCGGGCGTCGTGCTGGTGGCCCTGATCTTCCACCGGGCCCCGATCCCGATCGATCGGATCGCCGCGCTGGCGATCGTGGTCGTGGTCGCCCGCACCGGTTGGGAGCTCCTGTCGGACAGCATGCGGGTGCTATTGGACGCGTCCCTGGACCCGGAGACGCTGATGCGCATTCGAGAGATCATTCAGGCGGAGCCCGCCGTCGCCCGGGTGAAATGGGTCACCGGGCGCAACGCCGGGCGCTTTCGCTTCGTGGAGGCAACGATCGAGCTGCGCGTTCGGGACCTGGAGCGCGCCGAGATCATCAGCCGAAACATCGAGCGGCGCATCCGAGAGGAGGTTCCCTTCGTGGAGCGGGTCCTAATCCACGCCGAGCCGCAGGACAGGACCCATCTGCTCTACGCTGTGCCGCTGGCGGATCCGCATGGCACGATCAGCCACCACTTTGGTGACGCCCCATACTTCGCCCTGGTAACCGTTCGGCTGTCCGACCGACAGATCACGGAACAGAGGATGGTCCCCAATCCTCACACGAAAGTGGCAAAAGCAAAGGGGATCCGGGTGGCCGAGTGGCTGATCGCGGAGAAGGTGGACGTCGTGCTGGTGAGGGAGGATCTACAGGGGAAAGGCCCCGCCTACGCGCTGGGCAACGCCGGCGTGGAGATCTACAGAACGGAGGCGGACACGCTGGCTGAGGCGCTCCCCTCTCGGTGGCTTGACGGCGCCGGTCCGTTCGAGTAA